The following are encoded together in the Triticum dicoccoides isolate Atlit2015 ecotype Zavitan chromosome 6B, WEW_v2.0, whole genome shotgun sequence genome:
- the LOC119323458 gene encoding serine/threonine-protein kinase VPS15-like: MGNKIARTTQASATEYYLHDLPSTYNLVLLDLVSRGRFLKSVLCKHDEGLLLVKVYFKRAGEPLDLKDHERRLERIRRAFQGLEGSHVWPFQVWFQTDKAAYLLRQYSYSNLHDRLSTRPFLSQIEKKWLAFQLIHAVEQSHSKGVCHGDIKCENVLVTSWNWLYLTDFASFKPTYIPDDDPSDFSFFFDTGGRRRCYLAPERFHEHGAESQVSSDAPLKPSMDIFSLGCVLAELFLEGQPLFELSQLLAYRRGQYDPTHTLEKIQDAGIQDMVLHMIQLDPKERLSCKSYLQKYATVVFPTYFSRFLHKFFSDIVPLGSDARVEKTQENFERIHDMMISGLACEQIQVSGEKGIGGQAANSPRESAQSASLVKINIPGDHRQIVGDLNLLLKEVEQRNNHGDTKSNGIGPLQQPNETRSQTTSVLAAQNDDVSHVHKISKSNLLSLVSGYDSQSDTYSFDIFQQTHSKVSCEGMVLLASLICSSIRSVKKPELRRASLILLKISSTYIDDDSRLQLVVPYVIAMLSDPAAIVRCAALETLSDVLCLVQDFPISDAMIFPEYILPMLSLLPDDAEESVRVCYASNIYKLALTAYRFLLRSRSIADTGPLDKSVVAAASQSADAPAKKKDDKIDRQLARLRRNIYDIVQELVMGPKQTPNVRRALLQDIGYLCYFFGHRQSNDFLLPILPAFLNDHDEQLRAVYFGQIVVVCYFIGSRSVEEYLLPYLEQALSDDMEAVVVNVLDCLTMMCKSSYLRKRVIVGLFGKALPLLCHPIQWVKWSAVRLIAACSESLGPVDTYVYLSPHLRQFLHREPPSLSETALLACLKPPVSKSVLYQALDLAKDTGEVLLKGDVKKEQILHGGRYPATAQSVSSAALEDAVRSRTSTLDIKDSISSDKSLYYGYAPHASAGSISFYDGLSKGIPSYSVNTDKRGLGEIYMPWESNRHPALSSSVQGFQTRENHFSSKHGDLSISDPRKSSSPVPGDGGSNSETAVSPSFTRSSVALETGWKPRGILVAHLQEHRLSVNDIAVSDDNSFFVTASDDSSIKIWDTRKLEKDIAFRSRLTYSLGSSRALCTTMLCGSSQVVAGASDGTLHLFSVDCARGAGSSTERYSGIVNVKRKDLKEGAILSVVNCSSDSFSPTILFSTEHCDIHKWDTRSNSESWSFKSSPEEGYISALVMGQCGNWFISGSSRGVLTLWDHRFLLPVNSWNYSTVSPIEKLCLLIPPHNSISSSGRPLVFVAAGCNEVSLWNAENGSCHQMFRTAGTENDAVTPKTPSKPLNKTTAKDVRRAGNYKYRIEELADPPPRLPGIRCLLPLPGGDLLTGGTDLKIRYWDQARPEQSFCIAGPSAKGVGNDEFYDIRSSYGVQVVQESCKPPTPASRLTHKTQLAMAAADSAGCHRDAILALASVNLSSQRLISASRDGAVKVWK, translated from the exons ATGGGGAACAAGATCGCGCGGACGAcgcaggcgtcggcgacggagtacTACCTGCACGACCTGCCCTCCACCTACAACCTCGTGCTGCTCGACCTCGTCAGCCGCGGCCGCTTCCTCAAGTCCGTCCTCTGCAAGCACGACGAGGGCCTCCTCCTCGTCAAGGTCTACTTCAAGCGCGCCGGGGAGCCCCTCGACCTCAAG GACCATGAGCGGAGGCTGGAGCGGATCCGGAGGGCGTTCCAGGGGCTCGAGGGCTCCCACGTCTGGCCCTTCCAG GTTTGGTTTCAGACGGACAAGGCAGCATATCTCCTGAGGCAGTACTCCTACAGCAATCTGCATGATAGACTTAGTACACGCCCTTTCCTCAGTCAAATTGAGAAGAAATGGCTTGCTTTTCAG TTAATCCATGCTGTGGAGCAGAGCCATAGTAAGGGAGTTTGCCATG GTgacataaaatgtgagaatgtactGGTGACCTCATGGAACTGGCTATACCTCACGGACTTTGCGTCTTTTAAACCAACTTACATCCCGGATGATGATCCGTCTGATTTTTCGTTCTTCTTTGACACTGGAGGAAGGCGAAGATGCTATCTTGCACCTGAA AGATTCCACGAACATGGTGCTGAGTCCCAAGTTTCCTCAGATGCACCTCTGAAACCATCTATGGACATATTCTCTCTCGG GTGCGTTCTTGCTGAACTTTTTCTGGAGGGTCAGCCACTTTTTGAGCTTTCACAACTGCTTGCTTATCGGCGTGGCCAGTATGATCCAACGCATACCCTAGAAAAG ATACAAGATGCTGGTATCCAAGATATGGTACTTCACATGATTCAGTTGGACCCCAAAGAAAGGCTATCATGTAAAAGCTATCTGCAAAAATATGCAACTGTTGTTTTTCCAACCTATTTTTCAAGATTTCTGCACAAGTTTTTCTCGGATATTGTTCCACTTGGCTCAGATGCCAGG GTTGAGAAGACACAGGAAAATTTTGAAAGGATACATGACATGATGATAAGTGGCTTAGCATGTGAACAAATTCAAGTATCTGGGGAGAAAGGCATTGGAGGACAAGCTGCAAATTCACCGAGAGAATCTGCCCAAAGCGCATCTTTGGTTAAGATAAACATTCCTGGAGACCATCGGCAGATTGTTGGAGACCTCAATCTCCTTCTCAAGGAAGTTGAGCAAAGGAACAACCATGGAGACACAAAGTCAAATGGTATTGGGCCCTTGCAGCAGCCTAATGAAACACGAAGTCAAACTACAAGTGTCTTGGCAGCTCAGAATGATGATGTATCCCATGTGCACAAGATCTCCAAGAGCAATTTACTTTCTTTAGTGTCTGGTTATGATTCCCAATCGGATACCTATAGTTTTGACATTTTCCAACAGACACACTCCAAGGTGAGCTGTGAAGGCATGGTCTTGCTTGCATCATTAATATGCTCATCCATACGAAGTGTCAAAAAACCAGAACTGAGAAGGGCCAGTCTCATTCTTCTGAAGATCTCTTCCACATACATAGATGATGATAGTCGCTTACAGCTGGTTGTTCCCTATGTTATTGCAATGCTCTCAGATCCAGCTGCCATTGTTCGCTGTGCTGCTCTGGAAACCTTGTCTGATGTTCTGTGTCTTGTTCAAGACTTCCCTATCAGCGATGCAATGATATTCCCTGAGTATATCCTCCCGATGCTTTCTTTGCTCCCAGATGATGCAGAGGAGAGTGTTAGAGTTTGCTATGCTAGTAACATTTATAAGCTGGCTTTAACAGCTTATAGATTCCTGCTTCGTTCTCGGAGCATAGCTGATACTGGGCCTCTAGACAAATCAGTGGTGGCTGCTGCATCACAGTCTGCAGATGCACCAGCAAAGAAGAAGGATGATAAAATTGATCGTCAACTTGCACGTCTGAGGAGAAATATTTATGACATTGTGCAAGAGTTGGTGATGGGACCTAAGCAGACACCTAATGTCCGCAGAGCTCTCCTGCAAGATATAGGTTATCTATGTTACTTTTTTGGGCACAGACAAAGTAATGATTTTCTTCTTCCTATACTCCCAGCATTTCTAAATGACCATGATGAGCAACTCCGTGCAGTTTACTTTGGTCAAATCGTCGTTGTTTGCTACTTCATTGGTTCAAGAAGTGTTGAGGAATATCTCTTGCCCTATCTTGAACAGGCACTAAGCGATGATATGGAGGCTGTGGTTGTAAACGTACTTGATTGCTTAACCATGATGTGCAAAAGCAGTTATCTGAGGAAAAGGGTAATCGTTGGCTTATTTGGGAAGGCCCTTCCATTACTATGTCATCCAATTCAGTGGGTTAAATGGTCTGCTGTAAGGCTTATTGCTGCCTGTAGTGAGAGCTTAGGGCCTGTAGATACTTATGTGTACCTTTCTCCACATTTAAGGCAATTTCTACACAGGGAGCCACCTTCATTGTCTGAAACTGCTCTTCTTGCATGTCTTAAGCCTCCAGTCTCGAAATCAGTCTTATACCAAGCTTTAGATCTTGCCAAGGACACAGGAGAGGTTTTACTGAAGGGTGATGTTAAAAAGGAACAGATATTACATGGTGGAAGATATCCTGCTACAGCACAAAGTGTGTCCTCTGCTGCTCTGGAAGATGCTGTAAGGTCGAGAACATCTACTTTGGACATCAAAGATTCAATTTCTTCGGATAAATCGTTATATTATGGCTATGCGCCACATGCATCTGCTGGGAGTATTTCATTTTATGATGGATTGTCTAAAGGAATACCATCATATTCTGTTAATACTGATAAGCGTGGTTTAGGAGAAATATATATGCCCTGGGAATCCAATCGGCATCCAGCTTTATCAAGTTCAGTTCAAGGCTTCCAGACTAGAGAGAATCATTTCAGTAGCAAGCATGGTGATTTAAGCATCAGTGACCCAAGGAAGAGCAGCTCTCCTGTGCCAGGTGATGGCGGTTCCAACTCTGAGACAGCAGTATCGCCCTCCTTCACCAGATCATCGGTGGCTCTGGAGACAGGTTGGAAGCCTCGTGGAATTCTAGTGGCACATCTCCAGGAACATCGCTTGTCTGTCAATGATATTGCCGTGTCAGACGACAATTCCTTTTTTGTGACGGCTTCGGATGACTCGAGTATTAAGATATGGGATACAAGAAAGTTGGAAAAGGACATTGCCTTCAGATCTAGGTTAACCTATAGCTTGGGTAGTAGCCGAGCTCTATGTACAACAATGCTTTGTGGCAGTTCGCAGGTCGTTGCTGGTGCTAGCGATGGCACATTGCACTTGTTTTCTGTCGACTGTGCACGTGGAGCTGGGAGTTCTACAGAGAGGTATTCTGGCATCGTTAATGTAAAAAGGAAAGATCTGAAAGAAGGTGCAATTCTCAGTGTTGTAAATTGTTCATCGGATAGCTTTAGCCCAACCATCCTTTTCAGCACTGAACATTGTGACATCCATAAATGGGATACAAGGTCCAATTCAGAATCTTGGTCATTTAAATCGTCACCGGAGGAGGGTTATATCTCGGCACTCGTGATGGGCCAGTGTGGAAATTGGTTTATCTCAGGGTCTTCAAGAGGTGTTCTTACGTTGTGGGATCATAGGTTTTTGCTGCCTGTTAACTCATGGAACTATTCCACAGTAAGCCCTATAGAGAAATTGTGCTTGCTTATACCACCACACAACTCAATATCTTCTAGTGGAAGACCACTCGTTTTTGTGGCTGCGGGTTGCAATGAAGTCTCCTTGTGGAATGCTGAGAATGGTAGCTGCCACCAG ATGTTCAGGACAGCAGGCACCGAGAATGATGCTGTTACGCCAAAGACACCATCAAAACCTCTTAACAAGACAACCGCCAAAGACGTGAGGCGAGCAGGAAACTACAAGTACAGAATTGAGGAACTGGCCGATCCGCCTCCACGCCTTCCAGGCATCCGGTGCCTGCTTCCTTTGCCAGGGGGAGATCTGTTGACCGGCGGAACAGATTTAAAGATACGTTACTGGGACCAGGCCAG ACCTGAGCAAAGCTTCTGCATCGCTGGTCCTTCAGCAAAAGGAGTTGGAAACGACGAGTTTTACGACATACGATCCAGCTATGGTGTACAGGTTGTGCAG GAATCGTGCAAACCGCCTACACCGGCGTCCAGATTGACGCACAAGACGCAGCTCGCGATGGCCGCCGCCGATTCTGCCGGCTGCCACCGGGACGCGATCCTCGCGTTGGCCTCCGTCAACTTGTCGAGCCAGCGGTTGATATCGGCCAGCAGAGACGGCGCAGTCAAGGTGTGGAAATAG
- the LOC119323082 gene encoding uncharacterized protein LOC119323082, whose amino-acid sequence MPPRKKRGARPAAKQPPPSPPSPPSPPGPDASVEEKLRWSADQEFIRRKAAIRAIQAAETESVLSRLRLVRSYISKEQLETPALQFFQENLPNVSVVRNEEQGELELKWKDWDDLINGDQRDDKVSRASITSLATAAGFHFSGDSVQKNFIENSFDFNNFNWSELRESQTIGAPDSLQTPGATSSRLSFGMAPKSVRQPKNGEMLLSVHGSPLGMYKEENLAAITESGNGSEEPLHDASGHQ is encoded by the exons ATGCCGCCGAGGAAGAAGCGGGGGGCTCGCCCCGCCGCCAAGCAGccgccgccgtcaccgccgtccccgccgtcgccgcccggcCCCGACGCGTCGGTGGAGGAGAAGCTGCGGTGGTCCGCCGACCAAGAGT TCATACGTCGGAAAGCTGCCATCAGAGCTATTCAAGCAGCAGAGACTGAGAGCGTGCTCTCCCGGCTGCGTCTGGTGCGATCCTACATTTCCAAGGAGCAACTAGAAACACCCGCCTTGCAATTTTTTCAGGAGAACTTGCCCAACGTGTCAGTTGTACGGAACGAAGAGCAGGGTGAGCTTGAGTTGAAATGGAAAGACTGGGATGATCTCATAAATGGAGACCAGAGGGATGACAAGGTTTCGCGAGCTTCGATCACGTCATTGGCAACTGCTGCTGGTTTTCATTTCTCAGGAGATTCAG TGCAGAAGAACTTCATCGAGAACAGTTTTGATTTTAACAACTTT AACTGGAGTGAGCTGCGCGAGAGCCAAACGATAGGAGCACCAGATTCTCTACAGACACCCGGG GCCACGAGCAGTCGACTCTCTTTTGGCATGGCACCGAAATCAGTAAGACAACCCAAGAATGGCGAGATGCTCTTATCCGTGCACGGGTCACCTCTTGGAATGTACAAAGAGGAAAATCTGGCAGCTATTACCG AATCTGGAAACGGGAGCGAAGAGCCGCTTCACGATGCCAGCGGCCATCAATAG